A single region of the Bos mutus isolate GX-2022 chromosome 17, NWIPB_WYAK_1.1, whole genome shotgun sequence genome encodes:
- the LOC102282944 gene encoding zinc finger protein 84 isoform X1: MEYDGSCGFVIYGLYYVEGSFSFEDLSVDFTQKEWQLLDPHQKDLYKDVMLENYSSLVSLGYEVMKPGVILKLEQGEDPWTGDGEIPSSDSIDQVFQVNGHMTWHKDNKKFKNMKQDHECDALGKKFNLSMNFIPLRKSNKEGDIDGLILKHHLDFLIPKANYGRMEPADLNIFDKLFLHTKTEETDTWLKYYACDKVSYKKSQIIIYHRSRSGEKLYECSECRKRFSKKSSLIKHQSRHIREIAYGCGKCGKTFPQKSQFITHHRTHTGEKPYNCSQCGKAFSQKSQLTSHQRTHTGEKPYECGECGKAFSRKSHLISHWRTHTGEKPYGCTECGRAFSEKSNLINHQRIHTGEKPFECRECGKAFSRKSQLVTHHRTHTGTKPYGCSDCRKAFFEKSELIRHQTIHTGEKPYECSECGKAFRERSSLINHQRTHTGEKPHGCIQCGKAFSQKSHLLSHQMTHTGEKPFVCTKCGKAFSRKSQLVRHQRTHTGEKPYECSECGKAFSEKLSLTNHQRIHTGEKPYVCSECGKAFCQKSHLISHQRTHTGEKPYECSECGKAFGEKSSLATHQRTHTGEKPYACRDCEKAFSQKSQLNTHQRIHTGEKPYGCSLCQKAFFEKSELIRHQRTHTGEKPYECSECRKAFRERSSLINHQRTHTGEKPFECNDCGKAFSRKSHLIPHQRTHTGERPYSCSECRKAFSQKSQLVNHQRIHTGEKPFQCSECGKAFSQKSQLINHRRTHTVKKS, translated from the exons atggAATATGATggtagctgtgggtttgtcatatatggcctttattatgttgag GGGTCATTCTCATTTGAAGATTTATCTGTGGACTTCACCCAGAAGGAATGGCAGCTACTGGACCCCCATCAGAAGGACTTATACAAGGATGTCATGTTGGAGAATTATAGCAGTCTCGTGTCACTAG GGTATGAAGTTATGAAACCTGGTGTCATCCTTAAATTGGAGCAAGGAGAAGACCCATGGACAGGAGATGGAGAAATTCCAAGTTCAGACTCAATAG atCAAGTCTTTCAAGTAAATGGTCACATGACTTGGCACAAGGATaacaagaagtttaaaaatatgaaacaagatCATGAATGTGATGCACTTGGAAAAAAGTTTAATCTGAGCATGAACTTTATTCCTTTAAGGAAATCAAACAAAGAAGGTGACATAGAtggattaattttaaaacatcatttagaTTTTCTTATTCCGAAAGCAAACTATGGAAGAATGGAACCAGCTGACTTAAACATATTTGATAAATTATTTCTCCATACCAAGACTGAGGAAACTGATACTTGGTTAAAATACTATGCATGTGATAAAGTTAGCTATAAGAAGTCACAGATCATCATATATCACAGAAGTCGTTCAGGGGAGAAGCTCTATGAATGCAGTGAATGTAGGAAACGCTTCAGTAAGAAATCAAGTCTCATTAAACATCAGAGCAGACATATAAGAGAAATAGCCTATGGCTGTGGTAAATGTGGCAAGACTTTCCCCCAGAAGTCACAGTTTATTACACATCATAGAACTCATACGGGAGAGAAACCTTACAATTGTAGCCAGTGTGGGAAAGCCTTCTCCCAAAAGTCACAGCTGACATCCCATCAGAGGACacatacaggagagaaaccatatGAATGTGGTGAGTGTGGGAAAGCCTTCTCCCGGAAGTCACATCTCATATCACATTGGAGgacacacacaggagagaagccctatggATGCACTGAATGTGGGAGGGCCTTTAGTGAAAAGTCAAATCTCATCAATCATCAAAGGattcatacaggagagaaaccttttgaatgcagagaatgtggaaaagccttcagCAGGAAGTCACAGCTTGTCACACATCACAGGACCCACACAGGAACAAAACCCTATGGATGTAGCGATTGTAGAAAAGCCTTCTTTGAGAAATCAGAGCTAATTAGACATCAAacaattcatactggagagaaaccctatgaatgcagtgaatgtgggaaagccttcagagAGAGGTCTAGTCTAATTAACCATCAGAGAACCCATACAGGAGAGAAGCCTCATGGATGCATCCAGTGTGGGAAAGCCTTTTCCCAGAAATCTCACCTCTTATCACATCAGATgacacacacaggagagaaacccttTGTATGCACTAAGTGTGGGAAGGCTTTCAGTAGGAAATCCCAGCTTGTCAGGCATCAGAGAACTCATACAGGTGAAAAACCCTAcgagtgcagtgaatgtgggaaagcttTCAGTGAAAAATTAAGCCTCACTAATCACCAGAGAATTCATACAGGAGAAAAACCGTATGTGTGCAGTGAGTGTGGGAAAGCCTTTTGTCAGAAGTCACATCTCATATCACATCAGAGgacacacacaggagagaaaccctatgaatgcagtgaatgtgggaaagcctttggTGAAAAGTCAAGCCTTGCAACACATCAGAGAACCCATACAGGAGAAAAACCTTATGCATGCAGGGACTGTGAAAAAGCCTTCTCCCAGAAGTCACAGCTCAATACTCACCAGAGaattcatacaggagagaaaccgTATGGATGCAGTCTTTGTCAAAAAGCTTTCTTTGAAAAATCAGAACTAATTAGACATCAGAGAACTCATACAGGAGAAAAACCTTATGAATGCAGTGAATGTAGGAAAGCCTTCAGGGAGAGGTCAAGTCTCATAAATCATCAGAGGACacatacaggagagaaacccttTGAATGCAATGACTGTGGCAAAGCCTTCTCTAGGAAGTCACACCTCATACCACATCAGAGGACACACACGGGAGAGAGACCCTACAGTTGCAGTGAATGTAGAAAGGCCTTCTCTCAGAAGTCACAGCTTGTTAATCATCAGAGAATccatacaggagagaaaccttTTCAATGCAGcgaatgtgggaaagccttctcCCAAAAGTCACAGCTCATTAATCATCGGAGAACTCATACAGTAAAGAAATCCTAA
- the LOC102282944 gene encoding zinc finger protein 84 isoform X2: MTMLQGSFSFEDLSVDFTQKEWQLLDPHQKDLYKDVMLENYSSLVSLGYEVMKPGVILKLEQGEDPWTGDGEIPSSDSIDQVFQVNGHMTWHKDNKKFKNMKQDHECDALGKKFNLSMNFIPLRKSNKEGDIDGLILKHHLDFLIPKANYGRMEPADLNIFDKLFLHTKTEETDTWLKYYACDKVSYKKSQIIIYHRSRSGEKLYECSECRKRFSKKSSLIKHQSRHIREIAYGCGKCGKTFPQKSQFITHHRTHTGEKPYNCSQCGKAFSQKSQLTSHQRTHTGEKPYECGECGKAFSRKSHLISHWRTHTGEKPYGCTECGRAFSEKSNLINHQRIHTGEKPFECRECGKAFSRKSQLVTHHRTHTGTKPYGCSDCRKAFFEKSELIRHQTIHTGEKPYECSECGKAFRERSSLINHQRTHTGEKPHGCIQCGKAFSQKSHLLSHQMTHTGEKPFVCTKCGKAFSRKSQLVRHQRTHTGEKPYECSECGKAFSEKLSLTNHQRIHTGEKPYVCSECGKAFCQKSHLISHQRTHTGEKPYECSECGKAFGEKSSLATHQRTHTGEKPYACRDCEKAFSQKSQLNTHQRIHTGEKPYGCSLCQKAFFEKSELIRHQRTHTGEKPYECSECRKAFRERSSLINHQRTHTGEKPFECNDCGKAFSRKSHLIPHQRTHTGERPYSCSECRKAFSQKSQLVNHQRIHTGEKPFQCSECGKAFSQKSQLINHRRTHTVKKS, from the exons GGGTCATTCTCATTTGAAGATTTATCTGTGGACTTCACCCAGAAGGAATGGCAGCTACTGGACCCCCATCAGAAGGACTTATACAAGGATGTCATGTTGGAGAATTATAGCAGTCTCGTGTCACTAG GGTATGAAGTTATGAAACCTGGTGTCATCCTTAAATTGGAGCAAGGAGAAGACCCATGGACAGGAGATGGAGAAATTCCAAGTTCAGACTCAATAG atCAAGTCTTTCAAGTAAATGGTCACATGACTTGGCACAAGGATaacaagaagtttaaaaatatgaaacaagatCATGAATGTGATGCACTTGGAAAAAAGTTTAATCTGAGCATGAACTTTATTCCTTTAAGGAAATCAAACAAAGAAGGTGACATAGAtggattaattttaaaacatcatttagaTTTTCTTATTCCGAAAGCAAACTATGGAAGAATGGAACCAGCTGACTTAAACATATTTGATAAATTATTTCTCCATACCAAGACTGAGGAAACTGATACTTGGTTAAAATACTATGCATGTGATAAAGTTAGCTATAAGAAGTCACAGATCATCATATATCACAGAAGTCGTTCAGGGGAGAAGCTCTATGAATGCAGTGAATGTAGGAAACGCTTCAGTAAGAAATCAAGTCTCATTAAACATCAGAGCAGACATATAAGAGAAATAGCCTATGGCTGTGGTAAATGTGGCAAGACTTTCCCCCAGAAGTCACAGTTTATTACACATCATAGAACTCATACGGGAGAGAAACCTTACAATTGTAGCCAGTGTGGGAAAGCCTTCTCCCAAAAGTCACAGCTGACATCCCATCAGAGGACacatacaggagagaaaccatatGAATGTGGTGAGTGTGGGAAAGCCTTCTCCCGGAAGTCACATCTCATATCACATTGGAGgacacacacaggagagaagccctatggATGCACTGAATGTGGGAGGGCCTTTAGTGAAAAGTCAAATCTCATCAATCATCAAAGGattcatacaggagagaaaccttttgaatgcagagaatgtggaaaagccttcagCAGGAAGTCACAGCTTGTCACACATCACAGGACCCACACAGGAACAAAACCCTATGGATGTAGCGATTGTAGAAAAGCCTTCTTTGAGAAATCAGAGCTAATTAGACATCAAacaattcatactggagagaaaccctatgaatgcagtgaatgtgggaaagccttcagagAGAGGTCTAGTCTAATTAACCATCAGAGAACCCATACAGGAGAGAAGCCTCATGGATGCATCCAGTGTGGGAAAGCCTTTTCCCAGAAATCTCACCTCTTATCACATCAGATgacacacacaggagagaaacccttTGTATGCACTAAGTGTGGGAAGGCTTTCAGTAGGAAATCCCAGCTTGTCAGGCATCAGAGAACTCATACAGGTGAAAAACCCTAcgagtgcagtgaatgtgggaaagcttTCAGTGAAAAATTAAGCCTCACTAATCACCAGAGAATTCATACAGGAGAAAAACCGTATGTGTGCAGTGAGTGTGGGAAAGCCTTTTGTCAGAAGTCACATCTCATATCACATCAGAGgacacacacaggagagaaaccctatgaatgcagtgaatgtgggaaagcctttggTGAAAAGTCAAGCCTTGCAACACATCAGAGAACCCATACAGGAGAAAAACCTTATGCATGCAGGGACTGTGAAAAAGCCTTCTCCCAGAAGTCACAGCTCAATACTCACCAGAGaattcatacaggagagaaaccgTATGGATGCAGTCTTTGTCAAAAAGCTTTCTTTGAAAAATCAGAACTAATTAGACATCAGAGAACTCATACAGGAGAAAAACCTTATGAATGCAGTGAATGTAGGAAAGCCTTCAGGGAGAGGTCAAGTCTCATAAATCATCAGAGGACacatacaggagagaaacccttTGAATGCAATGACTGTGGCAAAGCCTTCTCTAGGAAGTCACACCTCATACCACATCAGAGGACACACACGGGAGAGAGACCCTACAGTTGCAGTGAATGTAGAAAGGCCTTCTCTCAGAAGTCACAGCTTGTTAATCATCAGAGAATccatacaggagagaaaccttTTCAATGCAGcgaatgtgggaaagccttctcCCAAAAGTCACAGCTCATTAATCATCGGAGAACTCATACAGTAAAGAAATCCTAA
- the LOC102282944 gene encoding zinc finger protein 84 isoform X3 gives MKPGVILKLEQGEDPWTGDGEIPSSDSIDQVFQVNGHMTWHKDNKKFKNMKQDHECDALGKKFNLSMNFIPLRKSNKEGDIDGLILKHHLDFLIPKANYGRMEPADLNIFDKLFLHTKTEETDTWLKYYACDKVSYKKSQIIIYHRSRSGEKLYECSECRKRFSKKSSLIKHQSRHIREIAYGCGKCGKTFPQKSQFITHHRTHTGEKPYNCSQCGKAFSQKSQLTSHQRTHTGEKPYECGECGKAFSRKSHLISHWRTHTGEKPYGCTECGRAFSEKSNLINHQRIHTGEKPFECRECGKAFSRKSQLVTHHRTHTGTKPYGCSDCRKAFFEKSELIRHQTIHTGEKPYECSECGKAFRERSSLINHQRTHTGEKPHGCIQCGKAFSQKSHLLSHQMTHTGEKPFVCTKCGKAFSRKSQLVRHQRTHTGEKPYECSECGKAFSEKLSLTNHQRIHTGEKPYVCSECGKAFCQKSHLISHQRTHTGEKPYECSECGKAFGEKSSLATHQRTHTGEKPYACRDCEKAFSQKSQLNTHQRIHTGEKPYGCSLCQKAFFEKSELIRHQRTHTGEKPYECSECRKAFRERSSLINHQRTHTGEKPFECNDCGKAFSRKSHLIPHQRTHTGERPYSCSECRKAFSQKSQLVNHQRIHTGEKPFQCSECGKAFSQKSQLINHRRTHTVKKS, from the exons ATGAAACCTGGTGTCATCCTTAAATTGGAGCAAGGAGAAGACCCATGGACAGGAGATGGAGAAATTCCAAGTTCAGACTCAATAG atCAAGTCTTTCAAGTAAATGGTCACATGACTTGGCACAAGGATaacaagaagtttaaaaatatgaaacaagatCATGAATGTGATGCACTTGGAAAAAAGTTTAATCTGAGCATGAACTTTATTCCTTTAAGGAAATCAAACAAAGAAGGTGACATAGAtggattaattttaaaacatcatttagaTTTTCTTATTCCGAAAGCAAACTATGGAAGAATGGAACCAGCTGACTTAAACATATTTGATAAATTATTTCTCCATACCAAGACTGAGGAAACTGATACTTGGTTAAAATACTATGCATGTGATAAAGTTAGCTATAAGAAGTCACAGATCATCATATATCACAGAAGTCGTTCAGGGGAGAAGCTCTATGAATGCAGTGAATGTAGGAAACGCTTCAGTAAGAAATCAAGTCTCATTAAACATCAGAGCAGACATATAAGAGAAATAGCCTATGGCTGTGGTAAATGTGGCAAGACTTTCCCCCAGAAGTCACAGTTTATTACACATCATAGAACTCATACGGGAGAGAAACCTTACAATTGTAGCCAGTGTGGGAAAGCCTTCTCCCAAAAGTCACAGCTGACATCCCATCAGAGGACacatacaggagagaaaccatatGAATGTGGTGAGTGTGGGAAAGCCTTCTCCCGGAAGTCACATCTCATATCACATTGGAGgacacacacaggagagaagccctatggATGCACTGAATGTGGGAGGGCCTTTAGTGAAAAGTCAAATCTCATCAATCATCAAAGGattcatacaggagagaaaccttttgaatgcagagaatgtggaaaagccttcagCAGGAAGTCACAGCTTGTCACACATCACAGGACCCACACAGGAACAAAACCCTATGGATGTAGCGATTGTAGAAAAGCCTTCTTTGAGAAATCAGAGCTAATTAGACATCAAacaattcatactggagagaaaccctatgaatgcagtgaatgtgggaaagccttcagagAGAGGTCTAGTCTAATTAACCATCAGAGAACCCATACAGGAGAGAAGCCTCATGGATGCATCCAGTGTGGGAAAGCCTTTTCCCAGAAATCTCACCTCTTATCACATCAGATgacacacacaggagagaaacccttTGTATGCACTAAGTGTGGGAAGGCTTTCAGTAGGAAATCCCAGCTTGTCAGGCATCAGAGAACTCATACAGGTGAAAAACCCTAcgagtgcagtgaatgtgggaaagcttTCAGTGAAAAATTAAGCCTCACTAATCACCAGAGAATTCATACAGGAGAAAAACCGTATGTGTGCAGTGAGTGTGGGAAAGCCTTTTGTCAGAAGTCACATCTCATATCACATCAGAGgacacacacaggagagaaaccctatgaatgcagtgaatgtgggaaagcctttggTGAAAAGTCAAGCCTTGCAACACATCAGAGAACCCATACAGGAGAAAAACCTTATGCATGCAGGGACTGTGAAAAAGCCTTCTCCCAGAAGTCACAGCTCAATACTCACCAGAGaattcatacaggagagaaaccgTATGGATGCAGTCTTTGTCAAAAAGCTTTCTTTGAAAAATCAGAACTAATTAGACATCAGAGAACTCATACAGGAGAAAAACCTTATGAATGCAGTGAATGTAGGAAAGCCTTCAGGGAGAGGTCAAGTCTCATAAATCATCAGAGGACacatacaggagagaaacccttTGAATGCAATGACTGTGGCAAAGCCTTCTCTAGGAAGTCACACCTCATACCACATCAGAGGACACACACGGGAGAGAGACCCTACAGTTGCAGTGAATGTAGAAAGGCCTTCTCTCAGAAGTCACAGCTTGTTAATCATCAGAGAATccatacaggagagaaaccttTTCAATGCAGcgaatgtgggaaagccttctcCCAAAAGTCACAGCTCATTAATCATCGGAGAACTCATACAGTAAAGAAATCCTAA